One genomic region from Pseudomonas sp. R5-89-07 encodes:
- a CDS encoding thioredoxin domain-containing protein → MTGLRKYWVMLGCVLAGTSMACLALTRSEIPAQHNTGPWLFGPSEARWTVTEFADLECPYCKTYTPALKTWIQQQKNVNLQWHHLPLDVHGSAAVHEAKLAECAGVLGGAPSFWQAIDQIFDRTRSNGQGFKGDLNVVGVTNQALLSCAATDKVIAQHVGQQADEAIKAGVTATPTVIIRDNTTGSSVKLEGPADGVLLLSAIDWLAQKKEQNSEKVGR, encoded by the coding sequence ATGACAGGCCTACGCAAATATTGGGTGATGCTGGGGTGCGTTTTGGCAGGCACATCGATGGCCTGCTTAGCCCTCACTCGAAGTGAGATACCAGCCCAGCACAACACAGGCCCGTGGTTGTTTGGCCCTTCCGAAGCACGCTGGACTGTGACTGAGTTCGCGGACCTAGAGTGTCCCTACTGCAAGACGTACACACCTGCGTTGAAAACCTGGATACAGCAGCAGAAGAATGTAAACCTGCAGTGGCATCACCTGCCACTGGATGTGCACGGTTCGGCAGCAGTACACGAAGCCAAGCTCGCTGAATGTGCGGGTGTGCTTGGTGGCGCGCCTTCCTTCTGGCAAGCCATTGACCAAATCTTTGACCGGACCCGTAGTAACGGTCAGGGTTTCAAAGGGGATCTGAACGTTGTTGGTGTTACTAACCAGGCCCTGTTGTCCTGTGCAGCCACCGACAAAGTGATCGCACAGCATGTCGGCCAACAGGCCGATGAGGCCATCAAAGCCGGGGTTACGGCCACTCCAACCGTCATAATTAGAGACAACACGACTGGCAGCTCCGTAAAGCTTGAGGGCCCAGCTGATGGGGTGTTGTTGTTATCAGCCATTGATTGGCTAGCTCAGAAAAAGGAGCAGAACTCTGAAAAAGTTGGCCGATAA
- a CDS encoding GNAT family N-acetyltransferase: protein MLLVNRRQESPRGNFVFPGTDYLDVIEVNGQRVGHVDYGINPLGDRLYINMLEIQPEHQRQGIGLAVLWRLWCTHQVPVIPLYHYTSSDGFWYRARRRLAAAGAAIGDELRGVDQMDVEQQRWQHLVPEPEHERLIREYWE from the coding sequence GTGCTCCTGGTCAATCGCCGGCAAGAATCCCCGCGTGGCAACTTTGTCTTTCCCGGTACCGACTACCTGGACGTCATCGAGGTCAATGGCCAACGCGTGGGCCACGTCGATTACGGCATCAATCCGCTGGGCGATCGGCTGTACATCAACATGCTGGAAATTCAGCCTGAGCATCAGCGGCAGGGAATTGGCCTGGCTGTGCTGTGGCGGCTGTGGTGCACGCACCAGGTGCCCGTGATACCGCTGTATCACTACACCTCATCCGATGGGTTCTGGTACCGGGCGCGCCGGCGATTGGCAGCGGCCGGCGCCGCGATCGGGGACGAGCTGCGCGGCGTCGATCAAATGGACGTGGAACAGCAGCGCTGGCAGCACCTGGTGCCCGAACCTGAACACGAGCGGCTGATTCGCGAATACTGGGAATAG
- a CDS encoding hybrid sensor histidine kinase/response regulator, which produces MLRFNSLLLYSFLLTLFFFGTSYWAIYTVVEEQRVKVNYHYFRMVGAIHEHELFLLQVARLTSAAFKFDKPLVLSSVNHYISNYHDFYDVEGGERELAFSMMLPKAILDGQAIRHKLELAMKVSKFRKGFWDDSPYSAPQLFVLDSRSVAGFSIPPIDRRAGRGETARNGLRQVIEKVARNVRSLPSDSGSRRVHWRPASEFLGAGARETLAYVSGVIPDKAWGINSTSSKFNIAALFELDSLYKYGQPENAIFDSLDLISPEGVVVIGADMSKSDYGNGIFLTQTGLLIKRSSGFEKSWQAFYHIGYQRLFHDAKWSLLNVLLLLISCLGLGYLLLRWQRRNIVDPADRYYGSLISRNEFSHGVIQATPVALCVIKERGRQVVLQNSLASEWVGDLKFVAHLMLDWHMFEGGEPVSGEACVMINALCLHARFAPTTYHGSPASLCAFIDITAYKNSESELVRARNLANLASAEKSRFLACMSHEIRTPLYGVVGTLELLGLTPISQQQAGYLQIIKGSSNVLLQLISDILDLSKIEAGEVALNLQSFSPLELAEEAIRSYSATAEGKGLLLYSCVDTDLPGKVLGDGMRVRQIVNNLLSNAIKFTSTGKIVLHLRVLGREDGRVRLQWEVVDTGVGISKEHQINLFEPFFQADNQQSGTNGAGLGLTICWQLSQLMGGELKVSSVPLLGSNFSFEVQLLELESSVLLPRAIPVGTVKVHVRSPEADLTGEICHWLEMSMGGVIEWSEQASVTSSDKDLLLELYGDSIPPIEWSGPRVLAAAHASIHPLRDVHGWHVNIHSRLEITRAVMLSMGWLVESAVLQDDKLAEVPLGLRVLLAEDHPVNQALLSEQLERLGCSVITVSNGESAFHMLEVGEFDVLLTDVNMPVMDGYELTKLVRSSDSSIPIVAVTANVLQGEGDRCISAGMNAWLTKPVSLAALRSCLKAVTEGKVVRLGEATSRSGIPLAEDDASGLPMQMRKLFVDSMKKDLDAVYAAKASDDVSELIFLLHRIRGALAVVKIPYLIKASLEIELILKKGKSLPLMSNKLERFLEMVNTVVERIESESKK; this is translated from the coding sequence ATGTTGCGCTTCAACTCGCTGTTGTTATATTCATTTCTTCTTACGCTGTTCTTTTTTGGTACCAGCTATTGGGCTATTTATACGGTCGTAGAGGAGCAACGCGTCAAGGTTAATTACCATTATTTTAGAATGGTTGGTGCAATACATGAGCATGAGCTTTTTTTACTACAAGTTGCTCGGCTGACGTCTGCTGCTTTTAAATTTGATAAGCCATTAGTGCTGTCAAGCGTCAACCATTATATCTCAAATTATCATGATTTTTATGACGTCGAGGGCGGTGAGCGCGAACTTGCATTTTCCATGATGTTGCCTAAGGCTATTCTTGATGGACAGGCGATAAGGCATAAATTAGAGTTGGCCATGAAAGTTTCGAAGTTTCGCAAGGGCTTCTGGGATGATTCCCCCTATTCGGCGCCGCAGTTATTCGTTCTAGATAGTCGCAGTGTTGCTGGCTTCTCCATTCCTCCCATTGACCGCCGAGCAGGGCGAGGCGAAACTGCTCGTAACGGCCTTCGACAGGTCATTGAGAAAGTCGCTCGTAATGTGCGTAGTTTGCCTTCGGACTCCGGCTCCCGTCGAGTACATTGGCGGCCAGCTTCTGAATTTCTGGGGGCGGGCGCGCGGGAAACTCTGGCTTATGTTTCCGGTGTTATTCCCGATAAGGCTTGGGGCATCAACAGCACATCGTCAAAATTCAATATTGCCGCTCTATTTGAACTGGATAGCCTTTATAAATATGGTCAGCCTGAAAATGCGATATTCGATTCGTTAGATCTTATTTCACCTGAGGGAGTGGTAGTCATAGGGGCAGATATGTCTAAGTCTGACTATGGAAACGGGATTTTTTTAACCCAGACTGGTTTGTTGATCAAGCGCAGCTCTGGGTTTGAAAAAAGCTGGCAAGCTTTTTACCACATTGGCTATCAACGGCTATTTCATGACGCGAAATGGTCGTTGCTCAATGTTCTGCTTTTACTTATCTCCTGTCTTGGTCTTGGGTATTTGTTATTGCGATGGCAGCGTCGGAATATCGTAGATCCAGCAGATCGATATTATGGCTCTTTAATTAGTAGGAATGAGTTTAGCCACGGTGTTATCCAGGCGACGCCGGTTGCATTGTGCGTCATAAAAGAGCGTGGGCGACAAGTGGTTTTGCAAAATTCATTAGCATCAGAGTGGGTCGGCGACCTGAAGTTTGTGGCGCATTTGATGCTCGACTGGCACATGTTTGAAGGCGGTGAGCCGGTGTCCGGTGAAGCATGCGTTATGATAAACGCGCTTTGCTTGCATGCCCGATTCGCCCCGACGACTTACCACGGTAGCCCCGCTTCTTTGTGTGCGTTTATTGATATTACAGCTTATAAAAACTCAGAGTCGGAGCTTGTTAGGGCGCGTAATTTAGCTAATCTTGCTAGCGCGGAAAAAAGTCGTTTTTTAGCATGTATGAGCCATGAGATCAGAACGCCGCTGTATGGCGTAGTTGGAACGCTGGAATTGTTGGGGTTGACCCCGATTAGCCAGCAACAGGCAGGATACCTACAGATAATTAAAGGGTCTTCTAACGTTCTATTGCAATTGATCAGTGATATCCTTGATTTATCAAAGATCGAAGCTGGAGAAGTAGCCTTGAATCTGCAGTCTTTTTCACCTTTGGAGTTGGCGGAGGAGGCGATACGCAGTTATTCGGCTACTGCTGAGGGGAAGGGTTTGTTATTGTACAGCTGTGTCGATACCGACTTACCGGGCAAAGTCCTGGGAGATGGTATGCGAGTGCGTCAGATTGTTAATAATCTGCTTAGCAACGCCATCAAATTTACCTCTACAGGCAAAATCGTGCTTCATTTAAGAGTGCTTGGTCGTGAGGATGGGCGGGTGCGCCTTCAATGGGAGGTCGTCGATACCGGAGTTGGTATCTCCAAAGAGCACCAAATTAATTTATTCGAGCCTTTCTTTCAGGCTGATAATCAACAGTCTGGCACAAATGGAGCCGGCCTGGGCTTGACCATTTGTTGGCAACTCAGCCAACTGATGGGGGGAGAACTAAAGGTCTCGAGTGTGCCCCTACTGGGAAGTAATTTTAGTTTTGAAGTCCAGCTTCTTGAGCTTGAGAGCAGTGTACTGCTTCCTCGCGCTATTCCGGTGGGGACTGTGAAAGTTCATGTTCGCTCTCCGGAGGCGGATCTTACTGGCGAGATTTGTCACTGGTTGGAAATGTCGATGGGAGGCGTCATCGAGTGGAGCGAGCAAGCATCGGTAACGTCCAGCGATAAAGATTTATTATTGGAGCTGTATGGCGATTCAATTCCCCCCATTGAATGGTCCGGCCCTCGTGTCCTGGCTGCCGCGCATGCGAGCATCCACCCTTTACGCGACGTACACGGATGGCATGTCAATATCCATAGCCGTTTGGAGATTACACGTGCCGTCATGTTATCAATGGGCTGGCTAGTTGAATCGGCTGTTCTGCAAGACGATAAGCTTGCCGAAGTCCCGCTCGGTTTAAGGGTCTTGTTGGCTGAGGATCATCCGGTTAATCAAGCTTTGCTCTCCGAACAATTGGAGCGGTTAGGATGTTCGGTAATTACGGTCAGCAATGGAGAAAGTGCGTTTCACATGCTAGAGGTGGGTGAGTTCGACGTGTTGCTGACGGACGTTAATATGCCCGTGATGGACGGCTATGAACTTACCAAATTGGTAAGATCATCCGATAGTTCAATACCGATTGTGGCAGTAACGGCCAATGTATTACAAGGCGAAGGTGATCGTTGTATCAGTGCTGGTATGAATGCATGGCTGACCAAGCCTGTTAGCTTGGCTGCATTACGCAGCTGTTTAAAAGCTGTGACGGAAGGCAAGGTTGTCAGGCTGGGTGAAGCGACTTCTCGGAGCGGAATCCCTCTAGCCGAAGACGACGCGTCGGGTTTACCAATGCAGATGCGTAAGCTTTTCGTCGACTCCATGAAAAAAGACTTAGATGCTGTTTATGCTGCTAAGGCCAGTGATGACGTGAGTGAACTGATTTTCTTGCTTCATCGTATTCGTGGGGCGTTAGCGGTCGTCAAAATACCCTACTTGATAAAAGCGAGTTTGGAAATTGAGCTCATTCTTAAAAAGGGTAAAAGTCTTCCATTGATGTCTAATAAGCTAGAGCGGTTTTTAGAGATGGTAAATACTGTCGTGGAAAGGATCGAAAGCGAGAGTAAGAAATAA
- a CDS encoding fimbrial protein, with the protein MSVRIFSFVVACLFLYIFPVESAHAKCSDKLKAFDVTFPSSVRISSVPIGGVLAQIKWYTPGDYFFGCVDGDVISYEEKTGMEMSGISKVYKTNVEGVGIRFVLGMYTKHTLPYSFVFHPPMVAETTIVIELVRTGAGVGKNRLEFDLDIEAVEVGGSGLKLASYKGKVSTELTENNYMICSAGNLNLDVHLGKVFVGQVRSSSAAPKSFSFDVSCTGVPAGKPLPVKVYFDGDSPAAGTLNLSGRGSSGVAEGVVIGLENDKGVALPFDRANAIPVDWQSSQPLGEVFRFNGLAKYIPKEGNIQPGVANAVMTMVLEYN; encoded by the coding sequence ATGAGTGTGCGTATTTTTAGTTTTGTAGTGGCTTGCTTGTTTTTATATATTTTTCCTGTGGAGTCGGCGCATGCTAAGTGTTCGGATAAGCTCAAAGCATTTGATGTGACATTTCCAAGCTCGGTTAGAATTTCATCTGTTCCTATTGGGGGAGTGCTGGCGCAGATAAAATGGTACACTCCTGGCGATTATTTCTTTGGCTGTGTGGACGGAGATGTCATATCGTATGAAGAAAAAACGGGTATGGAAATGTCCGGGATTTCTAAAGTATATAAGACCAACGTTGAAGGGGTTGGTATAAGGTTTGTGTTAGGTATGTACACAAAACATACATTGCCTTATTCTTTTGTTTTCCATCCGCCGATGGTGGCCGAAACTACTATTGTAATTGAGTTAGTACGCACAGGTGCGGGGGTTGGAAAAAATAGGCTAGAGTTCGATTTGGACATTGAGGCCGTAGAAGTTGGAGGTTCAGGGCTGAAACTTGCGTCATATAAAGGGAAGGTGTCAACAGAGTTGACTGAGAACAATTACATGATATGTTCTGCCGGAAATCTAAATTTAGATGTCCACTTGGGGAAAGTTTTTGTCGGACAAGTGAGGTCCAGTAGCGCTGCGCCAAAGTCATTTTCTTTTGATGTTTCTTGCACTGGTGTACCTGCAGGAAAACCTTTGCCGGTAAAAGTATATTTTGACGGTGACTCTCCAGCCGCTGGTACTCTAAATCTTTCGGGTAGGGGAAGTTCTGGGGTGGCTGAAGGTGTTGTAATTGGGCTAGAAAACGATAAGGGGGTTGCATTACCTTTTGATAGGGCTAACGCCATACCAGTCGATTGGCAGAGTTCTCAACCGCTAGGAGAGGTCTTCCGCTTCAATGGACTGGCAAAGTATATTCCAAAAGAGGGAAATATTCAGCCCGGTGTGGCTAATGCGGTAATGACGATGGTCTTGGAATACAATTAG
- a CDS encoding response regulator transcription factor — protein sequence MGRIVIVDDHPLIRLAVKVALEEEGHTVLAEVDNGSDALEIARRLLPDLIILDLSIPSKDGFAVIAHLKSIGLAVKILVLTSGEPRNFAMRCLQAGAAGFVSKGDNLDKLAGAVKAVLSGYSYFPEDTIFMLRENAQGAHDEGALIRDLSDREITVLRLLAQGFGNQEIAETLIISHKTVSTYKVRLQRKLNAPNLVALVELAKRNGIS from the coding sequence ATGGGACGTATTGTTATTGTGGATGATCACCCGCTTATCCGCTTGGCGGTTAAGGTGGCTTTGGAAGAAGAGGGGCATACCGTTCTTGCAGAAGTCGATAATGGCTCAGACGCTTTGGAGATAGCCCGCAGGCTCCTTCCCGACTTGATCATTCTTGATCTCAGCATCCCTAGCAAGGACGGTTTTGCGGTGATTGCTCACCTGAAGTCGATTGGCCTTGCCGTCAAAATACTCGTTCTTACCTCAGGAGAGCCGCGCAATTTTGCGATGCGTTGTTTGCAGGCCGGAGCTGCTGGGTTCGTCAGCAAGGGGGACAACCTTGACAAGCTGGCGGGCGCGGTCAAGGCGGTATTATCGGGGTATTCCTATTTTCCAGAAGATACCATTTTCATGTTGAGGGAAAACGCTCAAGGTGCTCATGATGAAGGTGCCCTTATCAGAGACCTTTCTGATCGTGAAATAACTGTCTTGAGGCTGCTCGCCCAAGGATTTGGTAATCAGGAAATCGCCGAGACACTGATCATCAGTCACAAGACTGTGAGCACCTATAAGGTCAGATTACAACGAAAACTTAACGCTCCAAATCTTGTGGCGCTAGTTGAGTTAGCCAAGCGCAATGGCATTTCCTGA
- a CDS encoding fimbrial protein → MVVLGVCLVNFVIGCLLSCVFFVESALARCSDDNKTFDAAFPSAIVISPNIPIGGVLARSLWMGIGSYSIVCSVGDKVLYEERSGMEMSQIPGVYKTNVEGVGLKFVLKPHTNRAVPFALHYERPLGVDIGVEISLIRTGAFVGKNRLEANFDISVGHGTASRAATYRGRISTQLEENNYTMCLVGDINLDVQLGRFFVGQVRSGSAAPKSFSFDVSCAGVPAGKPLPVKVYFVGDSPSAGTLYLSGRGSSGVAKGVVIGLENDKGVALPFDRANAVPIEWQSSQPSGEVYRFDGLAKYMPGGGSIQPGMANAVMIIVLEYS, encoded by the coding sequence GTGGTGGTCTTGGGTGTGTGTCTTGTTAATTTTGTAATAGGCTGCTTGCTTTCCTGTGTTTTTTTTGTGGAATCAGCACTTGCTCGGTGTTCTGATGATAACAAGACATTTGACGCGGCATTTCCAAGCGCGATTGTGATTTCACCCAATATTCCCATAGGAGGAGTGTTGGCGCGGTCGTTATGGATGGGTATTGGCTCGTATTCCATAGTCTGTAGCGTCGGAGATAAAGTCTTATATGAAGAACGATCGGGTATGGAGATGTCCCAGATTCCGGGGGTATATAAGACCAACGTTGAAGGGGTTGGTTTGAAGTTTGTATTGAAACCTCATACCAATAGAGCAGTGCCTTTTGCACTACATTACGAACGGCCACTTGGTGTGGACATTGGGGTAGAAATTTCTTTAATTCGCACAGGTGCGTTTGTCGGGAAAAACAGGCTAGAGGCTAATTTTGACATTTCGGTCGGTCACGGTACGGCCTCAAGAGCTGCGACATATAGGGGGAGGATATCAACACAATTGGAGGAAAATAATTATACAATGTGTTTAGTCGGAGATATAAATTTAGACGTGCAACTGGGAAGATTTTTTGTTGGACAAGTAAGATCCGGTAGCGCTGCACCAAAGTCATTTTCTTTTGATGTTTCTTGTGCTGGTGTACCTGCCGGAAAGCCGCTTCCGGTAAAAGTATATTTTGTCGGCGACTCTCCATCTGCCGGTACTTTATATCTTTCAGGTAGGGGAAGTTCTGGGGTGGCTAAAGGCGTTGTAATTGGATTGGAAAATGATAAAGGAGTTGCTCTACCTTTTGATAGGGCTAATGCGGTACCAATCGAATGGCAGAGCTCTCAACCGTCAGGAGAGGTCTACCGTTTCGATGGTTTGGCGAAATATATGCCAGGAGGGGGAAGCATACAGCCCGGTATGGCGAATGCGGTAATGATAATTGTCTTGGAATACAGCTAG
- a CDS encoding PBECR2 nuclease fold domain-containing protein — protein MSTDPLLPKISEVKGQPTWIDSSLPDLRTLERELRTHALEEVTAATTHEDAIEVTALHLGFIDPAILSITVETPMGVVTILRSSIHHIVEKRLDARERYVRLALDTLTGPLEVWKVAFTDGSDRLAFIGAYESKRQMLVSVVFFEGQMLWNFMHTDAKSLNKHRHGELLYKRYTLF, from the coding sequence TTGAGCACGGACCCTCTCCTACCCAAGATTTCTGAAGTAAAAGGCCAACCCACGTGGATTGATAGCAGTCTTCCCGACTTGCGTACGTTAGAGCGCGAGCTGCGTACACACGCTCTTGAGGAAGTTACCGCGGCGACCACACATGAAGATGCCATCGAGGTGACAGCTCTCCATCTGGGGTTCATTGACCCTGCGATCTTGTCCATAACCGTCGAGACGCCTATGGGTGTTGTGACGATCTTGCGCAGCAGCATCCATCACATCGTTGAAAAACGGCTGGATGCCCGTGAGCGCTACGTAAGATTGGCCTTGGATACGCTCACAGGCCCGCTGGAGGTCTGGAAAGTTGCGTTCACAGACGGTAGTGACCGCCTGGCTTTCATCGGAGCATATGAGTCGAAGCGGCAGATGCTCGTAAGCGTCGTGTTCTTCGAGGGCCAGATGCTCTGGAACTTTATGCACACGGACGCCAAATCGCTCAATAAGCATCGCCATGGCGAACTGTTATACAAGCGCTACACGCTTTTCTGA
- a CDS encoding fimbrial protein, whose amino-acid sequence MVVRLINFVMGCLLSYIFLAESALAVCVDNDYKYEVTFPSTLRISSVPIGGVLAQTAWQSPLSNAIRCDIGDILLYEEKTGMEMSGIPGVYKTNVEGIGMRFLLGNRGIPLPFSRVFSRSGSVDRTIVIELVRIGAGVGKERIESDLHIEIGQEGGGASGKVATYKGKLSFDVIGNNYMMCSAGNLSLDVQLGRFFVGQVKSGSAAPKSFSFDVSCTGVPAGKPLPVKVYFVGDSPSAGTLNLSGRGGSGVAKGVVIGLENDKGVALPFDRANAVPIEWQNSQPLGEVYRFNGLAKYIPRGGDIQPGVANAVMTMVLEYN is encoded by the coding sequence TTGGTCGTACGTCTTATAAATTTTGTAATGGGTTGCTTGCTTTCCTATATATTTCTTGCAGAGTCGGCACTCGCTGTCTGTGTTGACAATGACTATAAATATGAAGTGACATTTCCAAGCACGCTTAGGATCTCATCCGTTCCCATTGGAGGGGTGTTGGCGCAGACGGCATGGCAGAGCCCTCTCAGTAATGCCATACGTTGTGACATAGGAGATATACTCTTATATGAAGAAAAAACGGGCATGGAGATGTCCGGAATTCCTGGCGTGTATAAGACAAACGTTGAAGGCATTGGTATGAGATTCCTACTGGGAAATAGAGGAATACCATTGCCTTTTTCCAGGGTTTTCTCTCGTTCTGGGTCTGTGGATCGTACGATAGTGATTGAGCTTGTACGCATAGGTGCTGGAGTCGGGAAAGAAAGGATAGAGTCCGATCTCCACATTGAGATCGGCCAGGAGGGTGGAGGGGCGAGTGGTAAAGTTGCGACATATAAGGGAAAGTTATCATTTGACGTAATTGGCAATAATTATATGATGTGTTCTGCCGGAAATCTGAGTTTAGATGTGCAGTTGGGAAGGTTTTTTGTTGGGCAAGTAAAGTCCGGTAGTGCTGCTCCAAAATCATTTTCTTTTGATGTCTCTTGTACTGGTGTACCGGCCGGAAAGCCGCTTCCGGTAAAAGTATATTTTGTCGGCGACTCTCCATCTGCCGGTACTTTAAATCTTTCAGGTAGGGGAGGTTCTGGGGTGGCTAAAGGCGTAGTAATAGGGTTGGAAAATGATAAAGGGGTTGCTTTACCTTTTGATAGGGCTAATGCGGTACCAATCGAATGGCAGAATTCTCAACCGTTAGGAGAGGTCTACCGCTTCAATGGACTGGCGAAGTATATTCCGAGAGGGGGAGACATACAGCCCGGTGTGGCGAATGCGGTAATGACAATGGTCTTGGAATACAACTAG
- a CDS encoding AMP-binding protein, whose amino-acid sequence MHPTSRRYPRNVAVIHGDARMTYQQLNQESDRLCGVLQQAGVNSSHTVPLIAQRTPELIIGILAIAKTGAAYIPVDIQPGAKFRLGAGPYDMATGLPRYSYEISAAAEGMRHQVTDKSHLMGPKGRHFWVYDITNESTMPVLITLTKNGTPFRPLA is encoded by the coding sequence ATTCATCCAACAAGCCGCCGATATCCCAGAAACGTTGCCGTCATTCATGGTGATGCCAGAATGACTTATCAACAGTTGAACCAGGAAAGCGACAGGTTGTGCGGAGTATTGCAACAAGCAGGCGTCAATTCCAGCCACACAGTTCCCTTGATAGCACAGCGTACGCCGGAGCTTATCATTGGAATCTTGGCAATAGCCAAAACTGGTGCTGCTTATATCCCGGTTGATATTCAACCTGGAGCCAAGTTCCGCTTGGGCGCCGGGCCGTACGACATGGCGACCGGATTACCGAGGTACAGTTATGAAATTTCAGCAGCAGCTGAGGGGATGCGCCACCAGGTGACCGATAAATCGCACCTCATGGGGCCAAAGGGTCGACATTTTTGGGTGTATGACATTACCAATGAATCCACTATGCCTGTGTTAATCACCCTGACCAAAAATGGCACGCCCTTCCGTCCCTTGGCCTGA
- a CDS encoding transposase — MRERSLYPKPFKAQVVQECLLPGATISIIVIHLDINANIISKWRKRSMIPTFNVSA, encoded by the coding sequence ATTCGCGAACGAAGCTTATACCCCAAACCGTTCAAAGCTCAGGTCGTCCAGGAATGCTTACTACCTGGAGCGACGATTTCCATCATAGTTATCCACCTCGATATCAACGCCAACATTATCTCAAAGTGGCGTAAGCGCTCGATGATCCCCACATTTAACGTATCAGCCTGA